The nucleotide window GGGAAGTGGACGGGGTGCCCTCGGCGGGGCCGCCGGCCGTGGCCGACTCCTTGCCGCCCTGGTAACCCGACAGGAGCTGGATGACCTGCTGCCGCACCCGGTTGAGGTCGGCGCCAAGCTTCACCAGCACCTGCGCGGCCACGCCCTCACCCTCGCGGATCAGGCCGAGCAGGATGTGCTCCGTACCGATGTAGTTGTGGCCGAGCTGGAGGGCCTCACGGAGCGACAGCTCCAGGACCTTCTTGGCACGAGGGGTGAAGGGGATGTGGCCGGACGGGGCCTGCTGGCCCTGGCCGATGATCTCCTCCACCTGCTGGCGGACCGCCTCAAGCGAAATGCCGAGGCTCTCCAGGGCCTTAGCGGCGACACCCTCACCCTCGTGGATCAGACCCAGGAGGATGTGCTCGGTGCCGATGTAGTTGTGGTTGAGCATCCGGGCTTCTTCCTGAGCCAGGACGACAACCCGCCGCGCGCGGTCGGTGAACCTCTCGAACATCGTTAATCGCTCCTCAGAGCGGTCAGGCAGATCGGGGCCGGTCCCCTCCCTGTCCTTCCGCATGCTAGTCCCGGCGAGCGGGACAGCTCACTTCAACCGTCGACACCCGTGCGGGGCTTCCTGCCCCGTACAGCCGACAACAGCTCCAACCCGATGGTGCGAGACGATGTTCCCGCAGGCCAGGCGGATGAACCTTTATCCAGTACGCCCATGGCGAACGCCCTGCTCAGCGACACGCCAGCCCGATTCCCGTAGGTACCCGTCCCTTGGGGCCGATGTCCCTCTCGTTGCCTTTCCCCACACCTTTTTCCTACCCGCACGGCGGGAGGGTCCATGCGGCGCACAACCGCTGCTCCGCTACCAGCGAACAACCTTGCGCCGGAGCCCGCACCACCGTGCGCCGGAAATTCCGCGTCGCGCTTTCACTACGGTACGTATCCGCTGACGCACCGTTCGTAACCCTTGCGCGGAACGGGAGTTGCTCCGGACATGGAGAACGACGCGGTGGAGGAGGCGGCCGTCCGGCTCTGGTACGAGCGGGAGATGGGCTGGCCGGTCACGGGCGGGCGGCCGGCCGGGCTGGTCACCGGGGTGCGCTTCGACGTCCTGGACGTACCGGCCGCCGCGGGGCGGGCGGTGCTGCGTCGCCTGCCCCGCACCGGTCCGGCCGCGCTGGCCGGCGACCGGATCTGGCTGCTGGTGGCGGCGGGCGGCGCCGAGGAGCTGCCCGGGCTGCTGGACTGGCTGGACTGGGGCGGCGTGGCGCTCGACCTGACCGCCCGGGGTGCCGGTGACCAGGTGCGCGCCCCCGCGCTCCCGGGGCGCCCCCCGCACCGCGGCGGGCCGGTGTGGCTGCGTCCGCCCGTGCGCGGGTGCGCGGTGGAGATGACGCTGCCCGCGCTGACCCTGGCGTGCGGCCCCGCCGGTCCGGCGGCCGACGGCCCGGTCGGGCTGGTGCCGCTGGTCGGCGTGGTGGCGACCGAATGCCACCGGAACCGGCTCTTCCCGGCGGATCCGCCGGGCTCCACACCACCGCGCGCGCCGGTATCCGCCCCCGCGTGCGTACCGGCGCCCCCGATGGCGCGCGGTCGGCTCCGGCCGCGTGCCCTCATCTGAACGTGCCGTGCTCCCCCGCCGGCCGGACCGCGGTACGCCGTCGCCCCGCGTACCCCGTGCCGTGCGCCGGACGGATCAGCCGTGCGCCTTCTCGTACGCCTCGCGGATGCTGGCGGGGACCCGGCCGCGGTCGTTGACCTCGTAGCCGTTCTCCTTCGCCCAGGCGCGGATCTTGGCGGTGTCGGCGCTGCCGGCGGCCGGGCGCGCGGCGCGGCCACGGCCACGGGAAGCACGGCCGCCGACCCTGCGACCGGCTTCCACGTAGTCGGCGAGCAGGCCGCGCAGCTTGTCCGCGTTTTCCGTGGAGAGGTCGATCTCGTACTGAGCGCCGTCGAGAGCGAACGTGACCGTCTCGTCGGCCTCGCCGCCGCTGATGTCGTCAACGAGAAGGACCTGGACCTTCTGTGCCACGGGCTTCCCTTTCATCGATATGGTCCGGGGAGACCCCGGGATAAAGCAGTACGGGTAAAAGGAAACCGCTTTTCCGCGGAAAACTCAAACCCTTGGACGAGGAGAGACCGCGCACCTGTACGGCCGACGCGCCTTCCGAGTGCGCGATTCGGACATACGGCATAGGCGATCACAGTTGCAAGAGCATCCGGGTGTTGCCCAGGGTGTTCGGCTTCACTCGTTCGAGGTCGAGGAACTCGGCGACGCCCTCGTCATAGGAACGGAGCAGCTCGCTGTAGACATCGGTGTCGACCGGGGTCTCGCCGATCTCCACGAAGCCGTGCTTGGCGAAGAACTCCACTTCGAAGGTGAGGCAGAAAATGCGCCGCACTCCCAGCCAACGGGCGGTCTGCAACAGCTTGCCGAGCACCTGGTGGCCGACGCCCTTGCCGTGCTGGTCAGGGCGGACCGCGAGGGTACGGACCTCGGCGAGGTCCTCCCACATGACATGGAGCGCGCCGCAGCCGACCACCTCGGCGTCCATGTCGCGCTCGGCCACCCAGAACTCCTGGATGTCCTCGTAAAGCGTCACCGTGGGCTTGTCGAGCAGGATCCGGTCGCGGACATACCCGTCCAGCAACTGGCGCACGGCCCGCACATCGCCGGTCCTGGCCCGGCGGATCGTGACGTCATTCGAGACTTCGCGGCTTGTGGACATAGCCGGACGTTATCGCCCGGGACCTTCCGGGGCGGCGGCGGGTTCATCGGGCGGGGCTTCGGGCTGGACGATGCGCGAGGCGTCCCGCAAGGCTTCCCGCTGTTCCGGCGACATCATGCTGAAGAACTGGACGAGGGCGGCGGCCGGGTTGTCGCTGGCCGCCCACGCCTCGTGCATCAGTGCGGCCGAGTAGGCGGCCCGGGTGGAAACCGCCTCATATCGATAGGCCCGGCCTTCGTGTTCCCGGCGCAGCCAGCCCTTGTGATGCAGGTTGTCCATTACGGTCATCACCGTGGTGTAGGCGATGGACCGTTCCCGCTGCAGGTCCTCCAGGACTTCACGGACGGTGACCGGGCGGTTCCACTGCCACACCCTGGTCATGACCGCGTCTTCGAGATCTCCCAATGGCCGGGGCACACCTGAATACTAGTGGCAAATGTCTGGTTTGCCGCTTTTATTCGTTCAGCTGTCACGGGCCGGGCCGGCCGGGCCCTGCTGCTGGGCGCCCTCGGCGCGGGCCAGCGCGGCGTCGACCAGCGCGTCCTCCTTGGCCTTGTTGGCGCCGCCCTGGTTCTTGATGATCGTCACGACCAGGGCGGTGAAGGCCACCGCCATCACGATGGGCGGCAAGAGCGCGGAGACGTAGTCCACGGTTCGCTCAACTCCTTCTCCGGGCGCGAACGGGCCTCACCAGAGTAGCCAGCGCGGCCGGGTCCGCCCGCGCAGGGTCGCCCGGCGGGTCCCCGGCCGCGGTCAGACCACCGCGCGACCGCCCGGCACCGGCCGGACCCGCTGCTGCGGCGGCGGCTCACGGCGCCGGGGCGGGAAGACCTCGGCGGGGGTGGGCACCTTGCGGTCGCGTTCCGGGGCGGACGGGCGCGCCGGTCCGGCGGGCCGGCCCGGCTCGGACGGCTGGGCCGGGGCGGAGGGCTCCTCGCGGGCGGGCCGGGCCGGGCGCCCCGGACGCGGCGCGGCGCCGGGGGACGGACGGCGCTCCGGGCCCGGCTCGTCCTCACCGCGCTCCCCCGCCACCGGCGCCAGGGCCGAGCCACCCCGGCCGCGCCCGCGTCCGCCGGGCAGCGCCAGCAGCCGTACCCGGGGACCGGGGGTACGGCCGGCGAACCGGTCCCTGACCGCCCGTTCGGCCAGCTCCTCGCAGCGGCGCCGGACGCCCTCCCGCCGGCAGGACTCGGCAGGGGTGCACGGCAGCCGGCACAGCCGGCGGACCGCGGCGAGGTCGTCGGGCGCGGGCGGATAGCCGTGGTCGAGCGCGGCGGCGAGCCGGTCCAGGTAGTCGGCGGCGGTGCCGGGCAGGGCGTCGCGGTAGCGGGCGAGGTCGGCCAGGAGGAAGGCGCGCAGCCGGTCGCCCTCGCGCACCGCCTCGTCCACCGCCGCCGTCAGCCGCGCGTACTCGTGCGCATCGGCGGCGGGCACGTCGTCGGGCGCGGTACGCAGGGCCACGGCGAGCGCGCGGCGGAGCACTCGCAGCTCCTCCGCGCTGAACGCCATGCCGCCTCGGGGTCCGTGTGGCGTGGGCATGCGCCGACTTTACGTACTAAACGGACAAACGTGGCGGATTGCGCCGCTGCGGTGTGTCTGCCGGCCTCCCCGGCCGGGGAGGCCGACGGCGCCGGGTCAGGAGACCGAGACGTTCCGCTCGTACACCAGGCGCAGCCCGATCAGGGTCAGCCACGGCTCGTGGTAGTCGATGATGGACGCCTCGCCGAGGACCAGCGGGGCCAGCCCGCCGGTGGCGATCACCGTGACGTCGTCCGGGTCGTCCGCCAGCTCCCGGGCCATCCGCTCGCCGATGCCGTCCACCTGGCCGGCGAAGCCGTACAGGATGCCGGACTGCATCGCCTCCACCGTGCTCTTGCCGATCACGCTGCGCGGCCGGGCCAGCTCGATCTTGCGCAGCTGGGCGCCACGCACCCCGAGGGCGTCCACCGAGATCTCGATGCCGGGGGCGATGGCGCCGCCCACGTACTCGCCGCGCGCGGAGACCGCGTCGAAGGTGGTCGCGGTGCCGAAGTCGACCACGATGCACGGGCCCCGGTACAGATGGGCGGCGGCCAGCGCGTTGATGATGCGGTCGGCGCCGACCTCCTTGGGGTTGTCCATCAGGATCGGCACCCCGGTCTTGATCCCCGGCTCCACCAGCACCGAGGGCACGTCGCCGTAGTAGCGCCGGGTCACCTCGCGCAGCTCGTGGAGGACGGAGGGGACGGTGGAGCAGATCGAGATCCCGTCGATCCCGTCCCCCAGCTCGTCGCCGAGCAGCGGATGCATCCCCATCAGGCCCTGGAGCAGCACCGCCAGCTCGTCCGCGGTGCGCCGCGCGTCGGTGGAGATCCGCCAGTGCTCGACGATCTCCTCGCCGTCGAAGAGCCCGAGGACGGTGTGGGTGTTGCCGACGTCGATGGTGAGGAGCACGGCTCAGCCCGCCCGCAGGTCGAGGCCGATGTCCAGGACCCGGGCGGAGTGGGTCAGGGCGCCCACCGCCAGGTAGTCGATGCCGGTCTCGGCGTACGCCCGGGCGTTGTCCAGCGTCAGCCGGCCGGAGGACTCCAGCATCGCGCGCCCGGCCACCAGCGCCACCGCCTCGGCGGTCTCGGCCGGGGTGAAGTTGTCCAGCAGGATCAGGTCGGCCCCCGCGTCCAGCACCTCCCGCACCTGGTGCAGGGTGTCCACCTCGACCTCGATCGCCAGGTCCGGGAACTCCTCGCGGACCTTGCGGAACGCCTCGGCCACCCCGCCGGCCGCCACCACGTGGTTGTCCTTGACCAGCGCCGCGTCCGACAGCGACATGCGGTGGTTGACCCCGCCGCCGCAGCGCACCGCGTACTTCTGGAGCGCCCGCAGGCCCGGGGTGGTCTTGCGGGTGTCGCGCACCCGCGCCCCGGTGCCGGCCAGCGCGTCCGCCCAGGCCCGGGTGGCGGTGGCGATGCCGGACAGGTGGCACAGCAGGTTGAGCGCGCTGCGTTCGGCGGTGAGCAGGTCGCGGGTACGGGTGCGGACGCTCAGCAGCACCTGGCCGGCCTCGACCCGGTCGCCGTCGGCGACGTGCCGCTCCACCTCGAACTCCTCGGTGCACACCACGGAGAGCACGGCCTCGGCGATGTGCAGCCCGGCCACCACGCCGGCCTCGCGGGCGGTGAAGTCGCCCACCGAGACGGCCTCTTCGGGGATGGTGGCCACCGTGGTGACGTCCACCCCGTGGTCCAGGTCCTCCTCGATCGCCAGGTGGGCGATGTCCTCGACCTGGACCGGGTCGAGCCCGGCCTCGACGATCAGCTGGGCCAGGTCGGGGTCGAGGCCGCACTCCAGCGGGTCCAGGTCGTACGCGTCGTCCCCGCCGCAGCCGCAGGAGTCACCGCAGCGCGCAGCGCTTCCGTCAAGGGTGGTGGGCGACGGGTGGGCGCAGCCACCGCCCGCGGTGACCGGGCTCTGGCCGGGACGGCCGATCTGGAGCAGGGGGAGGTCGGGGTTGCTCATCAGCGGTGCTCCCTGGAAGGGGTGGTTACGGGTGGGAAGTCGGCGGCCGGGGTGGGCGTGACGGTCAGCGTCCGCTCCGGGCCGAGACGGACGACCAGGTGGCGCCGCCAGGTGTCGTCGTCGCGCTCGGGGAAGTCCTCCCGCCAGTGGCAGCCGCGGGTCTCCTCGCGGCGGCTCGCGGCGGCCACCAGTACCCGGGCGACCAGGCAGAGGTTGGTCGCCTCCCAGGTCTCCACGCACGGCTCGGCGGTCTTGCCGTCCCGGGCCAGCTCCTCGGCGGCCCGGTCGTGCAGCCCGGCCAGGGCGGCGGCGGCCCGGTCGAGGCTGGCCGCGCTGCGCAGCACACCCGCGCCCTCGGTCATGATCCGCTGGATCTCGTACCGGGCGGCGTGCGGCAGCAGCGCGTCCCGGGCCGGGGCGGGGGCCACCGCGGGGCCGGGGCGGACGGTGCGCGAGGTGATGTCCGCGGCGATCCGCTCGGCGAACACCAGCCCTTCCAGCAGGGAGTTGGAGGCCAGCCGGTTGGCGCCGTGCACCCCGGTGCAGGCCACCTCGCCGCAGGCGTACAGGCCCGGGACGGTGGTGCGGCCGTGGCGGTCGGTGCGGACGCCGCCGGAGGCGTAGTGGGCCGCCGGGGCCACTGGGATCGGCTCGGTCACCGGGTCGATGCCGTGCGCGCGGCAGGCGGCCAGGATGGTGGGGAAGCGCTCGGCCCACATCCGGGCGCCGAACATCCGGCCGTCCAGGTACATGTGGTCGGTGCCGGTCTCCTGCATCCGGCGCGTGATGCCCTTGGCCACGATGTCGCGCGGGGCCAGTTCGGCCAGTTCGTGGCGGCCCACCATGAAGCGCGTGCCGTCGGCGTCCACCAGGTGGGCGCCCTCGCCCCGGACCGCCTCGGAGACCAGCGGCTGCTGCCCCTCGGCGTCCGGGCCGAGCCACAGCACGGTCGGGTGGAACTGGACGAACTCCAGGTCGGAGACCTCGGCCCCGGCGCGCAGCGCGAGCGCCACCCCGTCCCCGGTGGAGACCGGCGGGTTGGTGGTGGCCGAGAAGATCTGGCCCATGCCGCCGGTGGCCAGCACCACGGCCGGGGCGCGCACCGCGCCGACGCCGTCGCGCCGCCCCTCCCCCATCACGTGCAGGGTGACCCCGGCCGCGTGTCCGTCGGCGTCGGTGAGCAGGTCGAGGACGAGGGCGTTCTCCACGGTCTCGATGTCGCTCGCGCGGACCGCGGCGACCAGGGCGCGGGAGATCTCGGCGCCGGTGGCGTCCCCGCCGGCGTGCGCGATACGGCGGCGATGGTGGCCGCCCTCGCGGGTGAGGAGGATCTCGCCGGCCGCGGAGGTGTCGAAGCGGGCGCCGGTGCCGATCAGCCGCCGTACGGCGTCCGGGCCCTCGGTGACCAGCAGGCGTACCGCGTCCTCGTCGCACAGGCCGGCGCCGGCCACCAGGGTGTCGTCCAGGTGCTGGCCGGGGGTGTCGCCGTCGCCCAGGGCCGCCGCTATGCCGCCCTGCGCCCAGCGGGTGGAGCCGTCGTCGAGGCGGGCCTTGGTCACCACGGTGACCTTGGCCCCGGCGGCGGCGCACCGCAGCGCGGCGGTGAGGCCGGCCACACCGGAGCCGACGACGACCACGTCGGCGTCGATGGCCCAGCCGGGCGCGGGGGCGTTGAGTCGTATGCCGGTCATCGAGCCGCTCCGAGCTCCGCCTGGCGTGGTCGGTGCGCGACGTCCGGCGGGAATTCCAGGGGGATGTTGTCGATCAGTCGGGTGGTGCCCACCGTGGCGGCGACCGCGAGGACGGCGGGGCCGGTGTGGTCGTCGGGTGCCTCGGTGAAGTCGGCGGGGTCGATCAGCGCCAGGTAGTCCAGGCCGACGCCGTCGGCGCCGAAGAGCACGTCCGCCGCCGCCGCGCGGACCGCGGCCGGCCCGTGCGGCACGGCGTCGCGGCCGGCGAACAGGGCGCGGGAGAGGACGAGGGCCCGGGTGCGCTCGGCGGCGGTGAGGTAGCGGTTGCGGCTGGAGAGCGCGAGGCCGTCGGGTTCGCGGACGGTGGGGACGGCGGCTATCTCCACGCCGAAGTTCAGGTCGGCCGCCATGCGCCGGATCAGGGCGAGCTGCTGGGCGTCCTTCTGGCCGAAGAAGGCCACGTCGGGCCGGGTCAGGTGGAGCAGCTTGGCGACCACGGTGAGCATGCCGTCGAAGTGGCCGGGGCGGGAGGCGCCCTCGTACCGCTCGCCCATCGGTCCGGCGGTGATCCGTACCCGCGGCTCGCCGCCGGGGTAGACCTCGGCGACGGAGGGCGCGAAGACCACGTCGGCGCCGGCCGCGCGGGCCACCTCCAGGTCGGCGTCGAGGGTACGGGGGTAACGGTCGAGGTCCTCGCCGGGGCCGAACTGGAGCGGGTTGACGAAGACGGTGACCACGACGCGGCCGTCGGGGACGCGTTCGCGGGCGGTACGGATGAGCGTGGCGTGGCCCTCGTGGAGGGCGCCCATGGTCATCACGACGGCGACGCGGGGGCGGCCGGCGGGGTTCGGGGACGGGACCGCGGCGGCCAGTTCCCGCGCGGTGCGCACCAGTTGGGTCATGCCGTACCTCCGTCGGCCGGGCCGCCGTCGGCCAGGACGCCGAGCAGCGCCTCGGCGGCTTCCGCCTTGAGTGTTCCGTTGGCCAGCGCCCGGTCGGCGGTGGCCCGTGCCATGGCCAGGTAGGAGGCCACGGTCTGCGGCGCGTGCCGGCGCAGCTCGGTGATGTGCGCGGCCACGGTACCGGCGTCGCCGCGGGCGACCGGACCGGTCAGCGCGTCGTCGCCGGAACGCAGCGCGTTGTCCAGGGCGGCGCCGAGCAGCGGGCCGAGCATCCGGCCGGGGTTCTGCACGCCGGCCGCGGTCAGCAGGTCGCGGGCCTGGGCGACGAGGGTGACCAGGTGGTTGGAGCCGATCGCCAGCGCCGCGTGGTACAGCGGGCGGACCTCCTCGGGGATCCACTCCGGCTCGCCGCCCATCTCGACCACCAGCGCCTCGGCGGCCAGCCGCAGCTCCTCGGGGGCGGTCACCCCGAACGGGCAGCCGGCCAGCCGCTGTACGTCCACGGCGGTGCCGGTGAACGTCATCGCCGGGTGGATCGCCAGCGGCAGCCCGCCCGCCCGGCGCGCCGGATCGAGCACGGCCACCCCGTGGCGTCCCGAGGTGTGCACCACGAGCTGCCCGGGGCGTACCGCGCCGGTCTCGGCCAGACCGCGCACCAGGTCCGGCAACGCGTCGTCGGGCACGGTCAGCAGCACCAGGTCCGACATGGCCAGCACCCGCGCCGGGTCGACCAGCGGCACCTCGGGCAGCAACGCGGCGGCCCGGCGCCGGGAGGCGTCCGAGACGCCGGACGCGGCCACCGGCCGGTGGCCGGCCAACTGCAACGCCGCGGCCAGCGCCGGCCCGACCCGCCCGGCGCCGACGACGCCGACAGCGAGCCGCGCCGGCCGTGACCCGGCGGACGTGGTGGGGCGGGGGGTGTTCACCGGCGGTGCCTTCCGTTCCAGTCCTCGCGGGGTACCGGACGTCACTGGCCCCCCATGCTACGTGAGCCCGTCCGCCCCCTGTCGGGCGGCGGACGGGCGGTACGCCGGAGTTGCCCGGTGCCGCCGGGCGGGCGGTTGGGCTCACCCCCGCGCGCCCCGGGCGGAGTACGGGCGCGCTGCCCCCGGACCGCCGGGCGGGCGGGTGCCGCCACGGATGCCCAGTCGGGGGCAGCCGCCCTAGATGATTGAGTCCAAGGGGTGTCGTCGCTATCAGAGGCGGTTCAGGTCAGTGCATGAGTGCGGGCGCGGATTCGGTACCGCCGTCGCCGGTGGCTTCTGCCTGGGTGGGGGGCTTGGCGTTGACCAGGACGGCGGCCAGGAGGGCTGCGAGGAGGAGGACGGCGACGGACCACCAGAAGCCGGTGGTGTAGCCGTGGACCAGGCCGTCCAGCTGTACGGCTTGGGTGGTAGTGCGTCCGGCGAGGTAGCCGGCGGTGGCGGAGGCGGCGAGGGTGTTGAGCAGGGCGATGCCGACGGCGCCGCCGATCTGCTGGGCGGTGTTGACCAGGGCGGAGGCCGCTCCGGCGTCCTCGGGGCGGACGCCGTGCGTGGCCATGGAGACGGCGGGCATGAGGGCGGCGCCGCTGCCGAGGCCGAAGAGGAGGACGCCGGGCAGGACGATGGCCAGGTAGTTGGTGTGCGGGGTGATGAGGGTGAGCAGGGCCATGCCCGCGGCCGCGGTAATCAGGCCGGAGAGCATCACGGTGCGGGGCCGGAAGCGGATCGAGGCGCGGGCAGCGAGTTGGACGGCGCCGATGATCATGCCGAGGCCCATGGGGACGAAGGCGAGGCCGGTCTTGAGGGCGGAGTAGCCCAGGACGGTCTGGAAGTAGTAGGTCAGGAAGAGGAAGTCGGCGAAGAGGGCGACCACGGTGAGCCCGGCGACGAGGAAGGCTCCGGCGCGGTTGCGTTCGGTGACGATACGCAGGGGGAGCAGCGGGTCCTTGGTCTTGGTCTGGACGAGGACGAAGGCGGCGAGCAGGACGACGGCGGCGATGCCGGGCACGACGGTGAGGGGGGCGGACCAGCCGGCGTGCTCGGCGTTGGCGAAGGCGTAGACCAGCAGGGCCAGGCCCGCGGTGGACAGAACGACGCCGGGGATGTCGAGGCGGGTGCGCGGGCCGGCGGCCTTGATCTCGGGGATGACGCGGGCACCGCCGATGAAGGCGACGGCGGCGATGGGCACGTTGACGAGCAGAGTCCAGCGCCAGGTGGCGTACTCGGTGAGCAGGCCGCCCATGACGACGCCGAGGACGCCGCCCGCGCCGGCGATGGCGCCGTAGATGCCGAACGCCTTGGCGCGCTCCTTCGGTTCGGTGAACATCGAGGCCAGCAGGGAGAGGGCGGCGGGGACCAGGAGCGCGGCGAAAGCGCCCTGTCCGGCGCGGGCGATGAAGAGGGCCGGGCCTCCGGTGGCGGCGCCGCCAATGGCCGAGACCACGGCGAAGCCGGCCAGACCGGTGAGGAAGGTGCGCTTGCGGCCCCACTGGTCGGCGATCTTGCCGCCGAGCAGGAGTAGGCCCCCGAAGGCGAGCGCGTAGGCGGTGATCACCCACTGCCGGTTGGCGTCGCTGATGCCCAGGTCGGCCTGGGCGGTAGGCAGGGCGATGTTGACGATCGTGCCGTCCAGGGCCGTCATGAGCTGGGCGATGACGATGAACGTCAGCGCCTGCCAGCGGCGGGGGTAGAGGTGGGTCTCGGGCGTGGACATGGCAGTGGGGTTCCTCTGAGTCGGCTTCGGTGCGTGGCGGGGCGCGTGGGGGTGGCGGACGGTCGCGCCGTCCTCGCCCCTCTCTGTGGTCACGGGTATTGCTCACGTTTTCCGTGACTCCAACGCTAAGCGCACGTCACGGAAAAACGCAAGCTGTACCATGAGGGCATGAAGGAGACCGAGCGCGTCGATGTCGCCCTGCCCCCCGCCCCAGGCGCCGACCGTCACCTGTCCCTGGACTTCGCGGACAGTGTGGCGACCCTGCCTGGCGACCAGGGGTACGACCTGCTGGCCGTCCCCGACTCCGCCGTGCGCTGGCTCGCCGACCACGACCTGGCGCAGCCCGACGTGGAGATGCACGCCGTGTGCGCGCAGCGCATGCGAACGCTGCGTGAACACGTACGCGCCCTGTTCGCAGCCCACGTCGAAGGCATCGTCCCGCCGGACCGGTCCGTACGCGCCTTGAACGAGGCGCTGACCCGCGTGCCCGCCGTGCCCACTCTCGCCTGGGATGCGGCACAGGGTGCGCACCGCGTCCAGCCGCACCCCACCTCCCAGGCCGTGGACCACGCCTTCGCGCTCCTGGCGGCCGACGCGGCAGACCTGCTCACCGGGCCGGACGCTGATCGCCTCGCGGCCTGCGGCGCCCCGTCCTGCGACCGCTTCCTGGTGCGCACCCACGGCCGCCGGCATTGGTGCTCCACTCGGTGCGGCGACCGCGTCCGGGCCGCCCGAGCCCGCCGGAGCAGCACGACGGAACACGTTAAATAGTCGAATATTCGGTTACTCTGTGTGGCGTGGATCAACATGGCGGACGGGTCAGGACATGCCCTCAGTGGTCGTACGCGATCAGCGACCGCTTTACCGGCTGATCGGTCTTGTCGTTGTGCCAGACCACCGCGGTCAGTGCCAGGATGCGCGACAAGATCCGCACCACTACCCCGGCGGGGCTCTTGCCGCCGTGTCGTTCCAGGTCCAACTGGCCCTTGAAGGTCTGGTTGATCGACTCGATCACCTGGCGCAACGGCTTGAACAGGTGCGCCCCGGACCGCTCGGCCTCGCCCCTGCGGGCCGGGCGCAGCAGCACCAGGTGACGCTCCGCGAGGTCGAGCTCGAACTCGCGGCCGTAGTAGTTCTTGTCGCCGATGATCGTCTGGCCGGGATGGCTCGCCGCGACGTCGGGCGCGGTGTCGAGCATGTCGCGCAGCGTCTCACGCTCGTCGGCCTTCGCGCCCGTAAGCGCGAAGAGCACCGGTAGCCCGGAAAGGGTGCACACCAGGTGCAGCCGCAGGCCCCAGAAGTAGCGCGAGTGCGACGCGCAGTAGCCGTACTGGGCCCAGCCGGCCAGGTCCGAGCGCTTCGCGGTCTCCCGTGAGCAGCCGCAGCCGACGGGGGTGGAGTCGACCACCCACACGTCGTCGCTCCACAGCGTCGTGTCCGTGGCCAGGATGCGGATCATGCCTGTGAGCAGGGCGGACGCGGCGCGCAGCCGCTTGTTGTAGCTGGACTGCTGGGGCACATAGGGGAACAGGCGGGTGAAGTCCCGGCGGACCCGGCGCAGCCAGCGCCGCTCGGAGGTGTAGCCCAGCAGCGCCGACAGCACCGCGAGCGTGAGCAGCTCGGCGTCGCTGAGCGTAGGCGCGATGCCGACCTTGGGCCGGACCGGGGCCAGCCACGGGGAAGCCTTCAACTCGTCGTCGATGCGGGCGTAGAGTGCCGTTGCGAGGGTGTCCAGGTTGTTCGTCACAGACTGACCATGGACGCCCTCGCTCCATGTCCGCAGGCGAACCCTTGGACTCATTCATCTAGGGGGCCCGGGGCCGGGCGTGTCGGGCGCGCCCGAGCGGGCGAGGGCAGCGCCCCGGCGCGATGGGGCACTCACGGGGGCCGTGAACGGGCGCGGCGTGGAGGAGTCGCCGTACGCGGTGCGGGGCTACGGCCCAGGGCACGCCTTGGACCCGGGTCGGACGGAGCGACGCGTGGGGGCCGCCACGGGCTCCCGGACGCAGGCAGCCGCGCGGGAACGGTTCGGGCACGCCGAAAGCGCGCGAGCGGGCCTGGTCGGCGCGGCCCATCGCACCCCGACACGGGCGAGGACCGCCAGCCCCCGGCACCCGGGAACCCGCGGCAACCTCCAAACACCGCAGCCCCCAAGCCCGGGCAACCAGGCCCGGACCGGCGCACCCGAAACACGCGAACAGGCACGGCCGGCACGGCCCACCACACCCCGACACGGGCGGCGATCGCCGGCCCCCGGCACCCGGGAACCCGCAGAAACCTCCGCACGCCGCAGCCCCAAGCCCGGGCAACCAGGCCCGGACCGGCGCACCCGAAACACGCGAACGGGC belongs to Streptantibioticus cattleyicolor NRRL 8057 = DSM 46488 and includes:
- a CDS encoding histone-like nucleoid-structuring protein Lsr2, which translates into the protein MAQKVQVLLVDDISGGEADETVTFALDGAQYEIDLSTENADKLRGLLADYVEAGRRVGGRASRGRGRAARPAAGSADTAKIRAWAKENGYEVNDRGRVPASIREAYEKAHG
- a CDS encoding type III pantothenate kinase, translated to MLLTIDVGNTHTVLGLFDGEEIVEHWRISTDARRTADELAVLLQGLMGMHPLLGDELGDGIDGISICSTVPSVLHELREVTRRYYGDVPSVLVEPGIKTGVPILMDNPKEVGADRIINALAAAHLYRGPCIVVDFGTATTFDAVSARGEYVGGAIAPGIEISVDALGVRGAQLRKIELARPRSVIGKSTVEAMQSGILYGFAGQVDGIGERMARELADDPDDVTVIATGGLAPLVLGEASIIDYHEPWLTLIGLRLVYERNVSVS
- a CDS encoding SCO3374 family protein, with amino-acid sequence MENDAVEEAAVRLWYEREMGWPVTGGRPAGLVTGVRFDVLDVPAAAGRAVLRRLPRTGPAALAGDRIWLLVAAGGAEELPGLLDWLDWGGVALDLTARGAGDQVRAPALPGRPPHRGGPVWLRPPVRGCAVEMTLPALTLACGPAGPAADGPVGLVPLVGVVATECHRNRLFPADPPGSTPPRAPVSAPACVPAPPMARGRLRPRALI
- a CDS encoding BlaI/MecI/CopY family transcriptional regulator → MPRPLGDLEDAVMTRVWQWNRPVTVREVLEDLQRERSIAYTTVMTVMDNLHHKGWLRREHEGRAYRYEAVSTRAAYSAALMHEAWAASDNPAAALVQFFSMMSPEQREALRDASRIVQPEAPPDEPAAAPEGPGR
- a CDS encoding amino-acid N-acetyltransferase — encoded protein: MSTSREVSNDVTIRRARTGDVRAVRQLLDGYVRDRILLDKPTVTLYEDIQEFWVAERDMDAEVVGCGALHVMWEDLAEVRTLAVRPDQHGKGVGHQVLGKLLQTARWLGVRRIFCLTFEVEFFAKHGFVEIGETPVDTDVYSELLRSYDEGVAEFLDLERVKPNTLGNTRMLLQL
- a CDS encoding L-aspartate oxidase — translated: MTGIRLNAPAPGWAIDADVVVVGSGVAGLTAALRCAAAGAKVTVVTKARLDDGSTRWAQGGIAAALGDGDTPGQHLDDTLVAGAGLCDEDAVRLLVTEGPDAVRRLIGTGARFDTSAAGEILLTREGGHHRRRIAHAGGDATGAEISRALVAAVRASDIETVENALVLDLLTDADGHAAGVTLHVMGEGRRDGVGAVRAPAVVLATGGMGQIFSATTNPPVSTGDGVALALRAGAEVSDLEFVQFHPTVLWLGPDAEGQQPLVSEAVRGEGAHLVDADGTRFMVGRHELAELAPRDIVAKGITRRMQETGTDHMYLDGRMFGARMWAERFPTILAACRAHGIDPVTEPIPVAPAAHYASGGVRTDRHGRTTVPGLYACGEVACTGVHGANRLASNSLLEGLVFAERIAADITSRTVRPGPAVAPAPARDALLPHAARYEIQRIMTEGAGVLRSAASLDRAAAALAGLHDRAAEELARDGKTAEPCVETWEATNLCLVARVLVAAASRREETRGCHWREDFPERDDDTWRRHLVVRLGPERTLTVTPTPAADFPPVTTPSREHR
- the nadC gene encoding carboxylating nicotinate-nucleotide diphosphorylase, whose translation is MSNPDLPLLQIGRPGQSPVTAGGGCAHPSPTTLDGSAARCGDSCGCGGDDAYDLDPLECGLDPDLAQLIVEAGLDPVQVEDIAHLAIEEDLDHGVDVTTVATIPEEAVSVGDFTAREAGVVAGLHIAEAVLSVVCTEEFEVERHVADGDRVEAGQVLLSVRTRTRDLLTAERSALNLLCHLSGIATATRAWADALAGTGARVRDTRKTTPGLRALQKYAVRCGGGVNHRMSLSDAALVKDNHVVAAGGVAEAFRKVREEFPDLAIEVEVDTLHQVREVLDAGADLILLDNFTPAETAEAVALVAGRAMLESSGRLTLDNARAYAETGIDYLAVGALTHSARVLDIGLDLRAG